A genome region from Hevea brasiliensis isolate MT/VB/25A 57/8 chromosome 9, ASM3005281v1, whole genome shotgun sequence includes the following:
- the LOC131182913 gene encoding uncharacterized protein LOC131182913: MVKKLSLRTIKHPRPCKLQWLNECGEIKVNKQMMFAISIGRYKDEVLCDVVPMHAGYILLGRRRQYHRKVVHDGFKNRYSLDHYGRRVTLAALSLAQAFEDPLRIKQTMNEQQQREAKLRGAYTNVSILDPSIPSCALPLLQEFEDVFPKEIPSGLPVSSMP; encoded by the exons ATGGTTAAGAAGCTTAGCTTGCGCACCATCAAGCATCCTAGACCATGTAAGCTGCAATGGCTGAATGAATGTGGGGAAATTAAGGTGAACAAGCAAATGATGTTTGCTATTTCTATTGGAAGGTATAAGGATGAGGTGTTGTGTGATGTGGTACCAATGCATGCTGGATATATTTTGCTAGGGAGACGAAGGCAATATCATAGGAAGGTAGTGCATGATGGCTTTAAGAATAGGTACTCCCTTGATCATTATGGCCGAAGGGTTACTTTAGCAGCATTATCACTTGCACAAGCTTTTGAAGATCCATTAAGGATAAAACAGACCATGAATGAGCAACAACAAAGAGAGGCCAAGCTAAGA GGAGCTTACACCAATGTTTCTATCCTTGACCCTTCAATTCCTAGTTGTGCTTTGCCCTTATTGCAAGAGTTTGAGGATGTCTTCCCTAAAGAAATACCTAGTGGGctacctgttagtagtatgccctag